One Persicobacter psychrovividus DNA window includes the following coding sequences:
- a CDS encoding pirin family protein, producing MKTTIHKATERGHANHGWLNAHHSFSFGQWYDPKKVHFGALRVLNDDIIAPGMGFGTHPHDNMEIVTIPMEGELKHRDSTGREEVIHEGEVQIMSAGSGIQHSEFNPNKDQHTNLLQIWVIPEKRNIEPRYDQKIFAQEGRQNQWQTVVSPSDENALWINQQATFAISELEAGKAVDYHLTKPEHGIYLFVMEGEISMGKDLTLGKRDAVGIEASEQVQITATQNSKVLLIEIPMLELH from the coding sequence ATGAAAACGACAATACACAAAGCAACAGAAAGAGGACATGCAAATCATGGGTGGCTCAATGCTCACCACAGCTTCAGCTTCGGCCAATGGTACGATCCAAAAAAAGTGCATTTTGGCGCACTCAGAGTCTTAAATGATGATATCATTGCTCCAGGCATGGGCTTTGGCACGCACCCTCATGATAATATGGAGATTGTAACCATTCCGATGGAAGGGGAACTCAAGCACCGCGACAGCACAGGCAGAGAGGAAGTTATTCATGAAGGAGAAGTACAAATTATGTCTGCGGGCTCAGGGATTCAACATTCTGAATTTAACCCGAACAAAGATCAGCACACGAACCTTTTACAAATCTGGGTGATTCCCGAAAAACGCAATATAGAACCTCGCTACGATCAAAAAATATTTGCGCAGGAAGGCCGACAGAATCAATGGCAAACAGTAGTAAGCCCTTCGGACGAAAATGCCCTTTGGATCAATCAGCAAGCAACCTTCGCGATCTCCGAACTGGAAGCGGGAAAAGCGGTGGATTACCACCTGACAAAGCCTGAACACGGAATTTATCTGTTCGTAATGGAAGGAGAAATTTCGATGGGCAAAGATCTTACGCTCGGCAAACGGGATGCCGTAGGTATTGAAGCAAGCGAGCAAGTACAAATCACTGCGACGCAAAACAGTAAAGTCCTGCTGATCGAAATCCCGATGCTTGAATTGCACTAA
- a CDS encoding 2-phosphosulfolactate phosphatase produces MKNLSICLTPELIHLSDLKGKVAVVIDVLRATTCMVTGMAEGIPSITPVAQVEECKALQAKGYIAAAERGGKKVDGFDMGNSPFDYMEAAKTGKKVAATTTNGTLAISKSAAADEILIGAFVNLDAIISYLKAQEKDVVMVAAGWQGNFNLEDSLFAGAVAAGLEGEFELEDDAALATKVMYQAVKNDLAGFLAQSAHAKRLAKMDIQKDIDFALTLNTYKVVPMVINGEIVLA; encoded by the coding sequence ATGAAGAATCTATCGATCTGTTTGACTCCCGAGCTCATTCACCTTTCCGACCTCAAGGGAAAGGTGGCCGTTGTTATTGATGTATTGCGCGCCACCACCTGCATGGTAACAGGCATGGCCGAAGGCATCCCTTCCATTACCCCCGTAGCACAGGTGGAAGAATGCAAAGCTTTGCAGGCCAAAGGCTACATTGCTGCTGCCGAACGCGGCGGAAAAAAAGTGGACGGCTTCGATATGGGTAACAGCCCCTTTGATTATATGGAAGCGGCCAAAACGGGCAAAAAGGTAGCCGCCACAACCACTAACGGTACTTTGGCCATCAGTAAATCCGCTGCCGCAGACGAAATTCTGATCGGTGCTTTTGTTAACCTCGACGCCATCATCTCCTACCTGAAAGCACAGGAAAAAGATGTTGTGATGGTTGCTGCTGGATGGCAAGGGAACTTCAACCTTGAAGACAGCCTTTTTGCAGGCGCTGTCGCAGCGGGACTTGAGGGGGAATTTGAACTTGAAGATGATGCCGCCCTGGCCACAAAAGTGATGTATCAGGCCGTAAAAAATGACCTTGCAGGATTTTTGGCGCAATCTGCACATGCCAAACGCCTTGCCAAGATGGATATTCAAAAAGACATCGACTTTGCCCTGACACTCAACACTTATAAAGTGGTGCCAATGGTTATTAATGGCGAGATCGTCCTCGCTTAG
- a CDS encoding SCO family protein yields MKKTFIQLFLALGILSACNSNNDKPLPILGPRTPVETTVDGKLSQDTVYHKIGSFSFLNQDSVTVSNADYDGKVYVADFFFTTCPTICPIMKTQMIRVYEHFKDNDQVKILSHSIDPDHDNVAVLHKFANQLGVQAPKWNFVTGEKQDIYRVGQESYMVSALEDPEAPGGFIHSGAFILVDQQGHIRGLYDGTKEDQVDRLINDIPKLLKSKP; encoded by the coding sequence ATGAAAAAGACCTTTATTCAACTATTTTTAGCGCTGGGGATTCTTTCTGCCTGTAACAGCAACAACGATAAACCATTGCCCATCCTCGGGCCGCGGACACCAGTGGAAACTACGGTAGATGGCAAGCTTAGCCAGGATACCGTTTATCACAAAATTGGATCATTTTCCTTCCTCAACCAAGATTCAGTAACCGTCAGTAATGCAGACTATGACGGCAAAGTATATGTCGCGGATTTCTTCTTCACCACCTGCCCGACCATCTGCCCAATCATGAAAACACAGATGATTCGGGTTTACGAACATTTCAAAGACAACGATCAGGTAAAAATCCTGTCGCACTCCATCGACCCTGACCACGATAATGTAGCCGTTTTGCACAAATTTGCAAATCAGCTCGGGGTACAGGCACCAAAGTGGAATTTTGTTACTGGTGAGAAGCAAGATATCTATCGTGTTGGTCAGGAAAGTTATATGGTCAGTGCACTTGAAGACCCTGAAGCTCCAGGCGGGTTTATTCACAGTGGTGCATTCATCCTCGTCGATCAGCAAGGGCACATCCGAGGATTATATGATGGCACCAAAGAGGATCAGGTTGACCGACTCATCAACGACATCCCCAAACTGCTAAAATCGAAACCGTAG
- a CDS encoding DUF4625 domain-containing protein, protein MKKLSLWALACLIFCACSSNSENELQAPTVKIIQLANETEEHDGHEMALVEAGEELYLNAALNAENGIKSYKIDIHFGEGHDHDHRVKSTGKEWQYDQTVVVDGNPKTLSIDENIVTVPEMIDGEEIAEGKYHFAIYVIDQLGNEDKTFQDLLIHHHDHDH, encoded by the coding sequence ATGAAGAAATTAAGCTTATGGGCATTGGCCTGCCTGATCTTTTGTGCTTGTAGCAGTAACTCAGAAAATGAATTACAGGCACCAACAGTAAAAATCATTCAGCTGGCGAATGAAACCGAAGAGCACGACGGTCATGAAATGGCATTGGTAGAAGCTGGAGAAGAGCTCTATTTGAATGCAGCACTGAATGCCGAAAATGGTATTAAGAGTTATAAAATTGACATCCACTTTGGCGAAGGACATGACCATGACCACCGTGTGAAATCAACAGGTAAAGAGTGGCAATACGACCAAACTGTTGTAGTAGACGGAAATCCTAAAACGCTTTCTATTGATGAGAACATTGTAACCGTACCTGAAATGATCGACGGTGAAGAAATTGCTGAAGGTAAATACCACTTCGCTATTTATGTGATCGATCAACTGGGTAATGAAGATAAAACATTCCAGGATTTACTGATCCACCATCACGATCACGACCATTAA
- a CDS encoding M20/M25/M40 family metallo-hydrolase: MDQKSQDFLYRYLNANAPTGFEVAGQKIWLDYIKPYIDEYFVDNYGTVVGVVNPEAEYKVVIEAHADEIAWYVNYIDDKGYLYVARNGGSDFEIAPSMRVKIHGENGVVDGIFGWPAIHVRGGKEGPKPNAEKLTIDVGAHSKDEVNELGIQVGTVVTFDQDLTELNNRYLCGRALDNRIGGFMIAEVARRLKEGNVKLPFGLYIVNAVQEEVGLNGARMVTDRIKPDVAIVTDVCHDTQSPLYNKIKQGDFSAGDGPVLTIAPAVHNNLLKILFDTAKKHDIAYQRAASSRSTGTDTDAFAYSNGGVVSALISLPLKYMHTTVEMTHKDDVESVIQLIFNALQQIEDKHDFRYFS, translated from the coding sequence ATGGACCAGAAAAGCCAAGACTTTTTATATCGTTATTTGAATGCCAATGCGCCTACGGGCTTTGAAGTGGCAGGTCAGAAAATTTGGTTAGACTATATTAAACCGTATATCGACGAGTACTTTGTAGACAATTACGGTACCGTTGTCGGGGTGGTTAATCCTGAGGCAGAATATAAGGTCGTGATTGAAGCACATGCCGATGAAATTGCCTGGTATGTGAATTATATCGATGATAAAGGCTACCTGTATGTTGCCCGTAACGGAGGTTCTGATTTTGAAATCGCCCCTTCGATGCGTGTGAAAATTCACGGTGAAAATGGTGTGGTTGATGGTATTTTCGGCTGGCCAGCAATTCACGTTCGTGGAGGAAAAGAGGGGCCTAAGCCAAATGCAGAGAAACTGACCATTGATGTGGGCGCCCACAGTAAAGATGAAGTTAATGAACTTGGTATTCAGGTAGGGACGGTCGTTACTTTCGATCAGGACCTGACGGAACTGAACAACCGCTATTTATGTGGCCGTGCACTGGACAACCGTATTGGTGGTTTTATGATTGCTGAGGTGGCTCGTCGATTAAAAGAAGGGAATGTTAAATTGCCTTTCGGACTGTATATCGTAAATGCGGTGCAGGAAGAAGTCGGCCTCAATGGCGCACGTATGGTTACTGACCGTATCAAGCCTGATGTGGCCATTGTGACGGATGTTTGCCATGATACGCAATCGCCACTTTACAATAAAATCAAGCAAGGGGACTTTAGTGCGGGCGATGGCCCAGTGCTGACGATTGCGCCTGCGGTGCATAATAACCTGCTGAAAATTTTATTCGATACCGCCAAGAAGCACGATATTGCTTATCAGCGTGCGGCTTCTTCAAGATCAACAGGAACAGATACCGATGCTTTTGCCTATTCAAATGGCGGGGTAGTTTCAGCCTTGATTTCCCTTCCGTTGAAGTATATGCACACCACGGTGGAAATGACGCACAAAGATGATGTCGAAAGTGTTATTCAGTTAATTTTTAACGCTTTGCAACAGATAGAGGATAAGCACGATTTCCGATATTTCAGTTAA
- a CDS encoding DUF4846 domain-containing protein → MCIFQKNNFFILLICVAITACNQKASEQFSVPNTAILKQRILPPEGFKRATQPRDSWGEFLENLPLQPEGSEVIQYNGVPISNQNSHIAIINYDVGKRNLQQCADAVLRLRAEYLWKTDRKAEIEFKFTSGHNFKWLDYAQGIRPIVSGNKVKFKKTASENHSYQSFRKYLDIIFMYAGTISVERDLKTVNRAQGNYQIGDVIVKGGSPGHAVIIVDRAKNSQGKFVYLLAQSYMPAQSIHVMDQGGTYGPWFDIPTEGPFHSSRWYFTNPKIRRF, encoded by the coding sequence ATGTGTATTTTTCAAAAAAATAACTTTTTCATCTTATTGATCTGTGTCGCTATTACGGCCTGTAATCAAAAAGCATCCGAACAATTCTCTGTGCCCAATACGGCTATTTTAAAGCAGCGCATCCTTCCCCCTGAAGGGTTCAAGAGAGCAACACAGCCCAGAGATTCCTGGGGAGAGTTCCTCGAAAATCTGCCGCTCCAACCAGAGGGCAGCGAAGTGATTCAGTATAATGGCGTTCCTATCAGTAACCAAAACAGCCATATCGCCATCATCAATTATGATGTCGGTAAAAGAAACCTCCAACAGTGTGCTGATGCTGTTTTGCGCTTGCGGGCTGAATATCTATGGAAAACCGACCGTAAAGCCGAAATTGAATTTAAATTCACCAGTGGGCACAATTTCAAATGGTTGGATTATGCCCAAGGGATTCGGCCGATTGTCAGTGGCAACAAAGTGAAGTTTAAAAAAACAGCCTCCGAAAATCATTCTTATCAATCGTTCAGAAAATACCTGGACATTATCTTTATGTATGCGGGGACAATCTCGGTGGAAAGAGATTTAAAAACCGTGAATCGGGCGCAAGGAAACTATCAAATTGGGGATGTTATTGTGAAGGGCGGAAGTCCTGGCCACGCGGTCATTATCGTTGATCGTGCAAAAAACAGTCAGGGGAAGTTCGTCTATCTCCTTGCTCAGAGTTATATGCCTGCGCAGTCTATTCATGTGATGGATCAGGGAGGAACCTACGGCCCTTGGTTCGATATTCCTACCGAAGGTCCATTCCACTCCTCAAGATGGTATTTTACCAATCCAAAAATCCGACGGTTTTAG
- a CDS encoding MOSC domain-containing protein, with protein sequence MPITVSSIYVYPIKSLGAISLNKVQVEEEGLQYDRRWMLVDENGRFMTQRTLSVMAQLLPEISSQGLKVTHRIGGDALHVPYEAEGPMRTVKIWDDELEAQEVNEACNAWFSEKLNKPCALVQLPNNRQRMASKKYTEDDEVAVSFADGFPILIANEASLEDLAQKSGMALEMERFRPNIVVSGAQAWEENTWKELQINQLTLMGAKPCGRCKVTTLNPKTGEKTGNEPLKTLMKLRNWKDNGIFGENCYSLDDGEIKLGYLLTVVEKKENPVKTIG encoded by the coding sequence ATGCCGATCACAGTATCTTCCATCTATGTCTATCCCATCAAATCGTTGGGTGCTATTTCTCTCAATAAAGTACAAGTTGAAGAAGAAGGACTTCAATATGATCGGCGATGGATGCTCGTCGATGAAAATGGCCGATTCATGACCCAGCGAACCCTTTCGGTCATGGCTCAATTGCTCCCAGAAATCAGCTCTCAGGGCCTGAAAGTAACCCACCGTATTGGGGGGGATGCCCTCCATGTTCCATATGAGGCGGAAGGCCCTATGCGAACCGTGAAAATCTGGGACGACGAACTGGAGGCACAGGAGGTCAATGAGGCCTGTAATGCCTGGTTTTCGGAAAAACTCAACAAGCCTTGCGCTTTGGTTCAGCTGCCCAATAACCGCCAACGAATGGCTTCAAAAAAATACACTGAAGATGATGAAGTAGCAGTAAGCTTCGCGGACGGTTTCCCGATCCTGATCGCCAACGAGGCAAGTCTGGAAGACTTGGCGCAAAAAAGCGGCATGGCATTGGAAATGGAGCGTTTCCGACCAAATATTGTGGTGAGCGGTGCACAAGCATGGGAAGAAAACACATGGAAAGAACTACAAATCAATCAGCTAACACTCATGGGTGCGAAGCCATGTGGCCGATGTAAAGTGACCACCCTGAACCCAAAAACGGGCGAAAAAACAGGAAATGAGCCTTTAAAAACCCTCATGAAATTACGCAACTGGAAAGATAACGGCATTTTTGGGGAAAACTGTTACTCCCTTGACGATGGCGAAATCAAGCTAGGCTACTTACTGACTGTTGTTGAAAAAAAGGAAAATCCTGTAAAAACAATTGGTTGA
- a CDS encoding 3-phosphoshikimate 1-carboxyvinyltransferase produces MLSLTKKSLTKGATVPMEASKSECNRALVINALAEKPAKLNNISNARDSQTMIRLLREDQEIWDVLDAGTTMRFLTAYAAITNRKKIMTGTARMQERPIGILVDALRSLGADIEYLKNDGFPPFKIKSFDQQKADTLEMRGDTSSQYISAILMTAPLLPKGLKLNLTGDVNSRPYIEMTIDLMRQFGVEVKEINERSFEISPQSYTASAFSVESDWSGASYWFSAVALQKDSELFLRGLKEHSTQGDKAIIELMNPLGVSARFEEGGLRIWNHGEVTKNPVVFDFNKCPDLAQTVAVTCAALNVTAHFKGVQSLRIKETDRTLALQEQLAKFGVTVSPINDPFEFMITPNADGFPTKIKPVINTYEDHRMAMAFAPLCLLMELEIEEEEVVKKSYPDFWQDLEKVTV; encoded by the coding sequence ATGCTTTCATTAACCAAGAAGTCGCTGACCAAAGGGGCGACCGTCCCGATGGAAGCCTCCAAGAGTGAGTGCAACCGTGCGCTGGTCATCAATGCTTTGGCGGAAAAGCCCGCCAAACTGAATAACATTTCCAATGCAAGGGATTCACAAACGATGATCCGCCTGCTGCGTGAAGATCAGGAAATCTGGGATGTCCTTGACGCTGGAACCACCATGCGATTCCTGACGGCATACGCTGCGATAACCAACCGCAAAAAAATCATGACGGGGACTGCCCGCATGCAGGAGCGCCCAATTGGAATTTTGGTAGATGCCCTGCGCAGCCTGGGAGCAGATATTGAATACCTGAAAAACGACGGCTTCCCGCCTTTCAAGATCAAAAGTTTTGATCAGCAAAAAGCCGATACCCTCGAGATGCGCGGCGATACCTCTTCCCAGTATATCTCTGCTATTTTAATGACGGCCCCTTTACTGCCTAAAGGACTGAAATTAAACCTCACTGGCGATGTAAACAGTCGTCCGTATATTGAGATGACCATCGATTTGATGCGCCAATTTGGCGTAGAGGTGAAGGAAATCAACGAACGCAGCTTTGAAATCAGCCCTCAAAGTTATACCGCTTCAGCTTTCTCTGTAGAATCCGACTGGTCGGGAGCTTCCTATTGGTTTTCAGCCGTGGCACTTCAAAAAGACAGTGAACTATTTTTAAGAGGACTGAAGGAACACTCCACGCAAGGCGACAAGGCCATCATTGAACTGATGAACCCACTTGGGGTATCTGCTCGTTTTGAGGAGGGTGGTTTACGCATCTGGAACCATGGCGAAGTAACCAAAAACCCTGTGGTTTTTGATTTCAATAAATGCCCTGACCTTGCGCAAACAGTGGCCGTTACTTGTGCGGCGCTTAATGTTACCGCACACTTCAAAGGCGTGCAGTCGTTAAGAATTAAAGAAACGGACCGCACCCTTGCTTTGCAGGAACAGCTGGCCAAGTTTGGTGTAACGGTGAGCCCAATCAATGACCCTTTCGAGTTTATGATTACACCAAATGCTGATGGTTTCCCTACCAAAATCAAACCTGTGATCAACACCTATGAAGATCACCGAATGGCGATGGCCTTTGCGCCTCTTTGCCTTTTGATGGAACTGGAAATTGAAGAAGAGGAAGTGGTGAAAAAATCATATCCTGATTTTTGGCAAGATTTGGAAAAGGTGACGGTATAA
- a CDS encoding TonB-dependent receptor — protein sequence MKQLLLLFSLFLSHQIFAQHHAIKGQVLDHDTKTPLIGVVVYINDGQLNTLTDLNGRYNFPEVPDGHHTVFASYLGYLPSRKNINLHQNHQKCNFMLEPEIRELEQVIINAEEIERRRKQSQTITEISEEELEKQRGSTFVDALTKQAGINSLSTGVGISKPVIRGMFGNRVIVNDGGVKQESQQWGSDHGLPIDNYNSNSVEIIKGPASLLYGSDGIGGVVKISLAKVPTLNSFHGQFTTNYQSNNDAIGSGLKISGNHHGYYFIAEGSYTSFNNYRVPADQFEYLDFIFPIKEQTLVNTNGHDQSVGLQVGTAKKWGRLNLAVSDFQQTVGLFPGAVGTPSFGWLDDFPISSRWPELPMQVNRHQKAIFTADLKLNDDWLKITLGLQQNNRQERSRPEAHPADHPEYRSPGDVAHGLNLRNYSAEALYNHQREGFNWSIGMGGNFQQHHFDGFEFLLPNYINTSVYATTFFQKDLNEKWSLSGGLRYDLFAYQVEQFNDSSRYSPGQNSGYWINRSPHIDRTEGNWSGAIGLSYRPSEQWTAKVNFGKTFRMPTVAELTMNGVHHGTFRHEQGDASLQEERGYQIDLGLAFSTEQWHVELSPFFNYFENYIFLGPSGRFSPLPDAGQIYDYKEAEAIHAGAEFSVNYQPTNYLSFSNAFEYLYNLNLDTNLPLPFTPPASNYVEFSYHWRHRSQFEDLYIGAGHRATAAQNRVDRNERTTPGYQLINLHAGMKICMPHVQYHIMLKVDNLTNQTYMNHLSRYRLLNLPEQGRNISLTVKMNF from the coding sequence ATGAAACAACTTTTACTGCTTTTCAGCCTATTTCTTTCCCATCAAATCTTCGCCCAGCATCATGCGATCAAGGGGCAGGTATTGGATCATGACACCAAAACCCCCTTAATTGGTGTGGTGGTGTACATCAATGACGGACAACTCAACACCCTCACCGATCTCAACGGCAGATACAATTTCCCCGAAGTTCCTGACGGTCACCATACCGTATTTGCCAGTTATCTGGGTTATTTGCCCAGCCGAAAGAACATCAACCTGCACCAAAATCACCAGAAATGTAATTTTATGCTTGAGCCTGAAATCAGGGAACTTGAGCAGGTGATCATCAATGCCGAAGAAATAGAAAGACGCCGAAAGCAAAGCCAGACCATCACGGAAATCAGTGAGGAGGAACTGGAAAAACAACGGGGAAGCACCTTTGTGGATGCCCTTACCAAGCAGGCGGGAATCAACAGCCTGAGCACTGGCGTGGGGATCAGTAAACCTGTAATTCGTGGGATGTTCGGCAATCGGGTGATTGTCAATGATGGTGGCGTGAAGCAGGAAAGTCAGCAGTGGGGTTCCGACCATGGCCTGCCCATTGATAATTACAACAGCAACAGTGTCGAGATTATCAAAGGCCCAGCGAGTTTGCTTTATGGCTCGGACGGTATCGGTGGTGTGGTTAAAATATCACTGGCCAAGGTCCCCACCCTCAACAGTTTTCACGGGCAGTTCACCACCAACTATCAATCAAATAATGATGCCATAGGTTCAGGACTGAAAATCAGTGGAAATCATCACGGATATTACTTCATTGCCGAGGGTTCTTACACCTCTTTCAATAACTACCGTGTCCCTGCTGACCAGTTTGAATACCTGGATTTTATCTTCCCCATTAAAGAGCAGACGCTCGTTAATACCAATGGCCACGACCAATCGGTGGGCTTGCAAGTAGGAACGGCAAAGAAATGGGGCCGCCTGAACCTTGCGGTTTCCGATTTCCAGCAGACCGTCGGGCTTTTTCCTGGTGCGGTAGGCACTCCTTCTTTTGGCTGGCTCGATGATTTCCCGATTTCCAGCAGGTGGCCAGAATTACCCATGCAGGTGAATCGGCACCAAAAAGCCATTTTCACCGCTGACCTCAAACTGAATGATGACTGGCTGAAAATCACCCTGGGGTTGCAGCAAAATAACCGACAGGAACGCTCCCGACCAGAAGCACACCCTGCCGACCACCCAGAATACAGATCCCCTGGCGATGTGGCGCATGGGCTTAACCTGCGCAACTATTCCGCAGAAGCACTCTATAACCATCAGCGGGAGGGCTTCAACTGGAGTATTGGAATGGGCGGAAACTTTCAGCAACACCACTTCGATGGTTTTGAATTTTTACTGCCCAACTATATCAATACCAGTGTTTATGCCACCACTTTTTTTCAGAAAGACCTGAATGAAAAATGGAGCCTGAGCGGTGGCCTTCGTTATGACCTGTTCGCTTATCAGGTGGAGCAATTTAATGACAGCAGTCGATACAGCCCAGGGCAAAACAGTGGTTACTGGATCAACAGAAGTCCACACATTGACCGTACCGAAGGCAATTGGTCGGGTGCCATAGGACTAAGTTACCGCCCCAGCGAACAATGGACCGCAAAAGTCAATTTTGGCAAAACGTTCCGTATGCCAACAGTGGCCGAACTGACCATGAACGGGGTGCATCATGGCACTTTCAGGCATGAGCAAGGCGATGCAAGCCTACAGGAAGAACGTGGTTATCAGATTGACCTCGGGCTCGCTTTCAGTACTGAGCAGTGGCATGTTGAGCTGAGTCCATTTTTCAACTATTTTGAAAATTATATCTTTCTCGGGCCCAGTGGACGGTTCTCGCCCCTACCCGATGCCGGACAAATTTACGACTATAAAGAGGCTGAAGCCATTCATGCTGGAGCGGAGTTTTCGGTGAACTATCAGCCAACCAACTACCTCAGTTTCAGCAATGCTTTTGAGTACCTTTACAACCTGAACCTGGACACCAACCTGCCGCTGCCTTTTACGCCACCAGCGTCCAATTATGTGGAATTCAGTTACCATTGGAGGCACCGATCGCAGTTTGAAGACCTGTACATTGGGGCGGGACACCGTGCGACGGCTGCGCAGAACAGGGTAGACAGAAATGAACGTACAACACCAGGTTACCAGCTCATTAACCTGCACGCTGGCATGAAAATCTGTATGCCTCATGTACAGTATCATATTATGCTGAAAGTCGATAATCTGACCAATCAGACCTATATGAATCATTTGAGCAGATACCGTTTGCTGAACCTGCCAGAGCAGGGGCGAAATATCAGCCTGACCGTCAAGATGAATTTTTAA